tgcttccaccATAGGAGGGCTTGGGCTCATGCTGCCTGCAGCACAGCGGGTCTGGGCGAAACCACTGGGCCAGGCTGCTGTGCATGCTATTCCAGTGATCCTTGTGGCTGGACTCGACATACGGCACCCACGAGAAGTCTTGAGTTGGCAGATGGGCGAGTTTCttagaccgtccacagtggagGGAGCAAATGAAGAAGCAAATACACTGATTGgcactgtagatgcactgtttggcactgtagacagaaaggacgtgggaaacgaggagggagcaaatttgctcttgctccctccgctgtggtcagcctaaGGCTTCAGCCGTGGGCTTGAAATGAGGAGTGACCATCAGCAGCTCCAAGCACTTGACGATGGTCCCGACTAGGTCGGTGCTCTCAGAGAGGCTCAGAGGCGTAGTACGGAACCCAGGCAGAGGTTCTTCTCCGGCGCCTCGTCGTCTTCGTACACGAACAGGAGGCTGGCTTCCACCCCGCGGTCGTCGTCCTCCAGGCGAATGGGGCGCACGCAGAAGAAATAGTACTGGCTTCTCCGGACGATCATGTACCGTAGCTCCTGGCCGGCGAGGAGGTGCCCGATGAGAGGGTCCACGAACGCGTACCGGCGCGGCGTGCCGCCGAGCTCCACGAACCTCAGgaactcgccggcgccgccggcgagccactcGAACCTTCGGACGGCGGCCGCGCTGGAAGCAGCAAGGCTGCCGTCGCGGCGGAAGAGCGACTTGGCGGCGTGGGCCAGGCGCCTGGGGAAGGAGGCGCCGCGCACCTCCTGCTCCCTGGCTTCATCTTCCACGGCGCGCTGCTTGCACTGGCGCAGCGTGTCGTCGCACTCCTGCGCCGCGCGCTTCAGCTTCCTCCGCCAGCGTAGCAGCGACGCGTCCCTGATGTGCCATCCGCGGGATGTCTCGATCGCCGCCTCCAGCTTGATCTGCGCCATCTCCAGCCTCTCCACGTGCTGCTCCGCCGTCTCGCTCTGCTTGCCGATCAGAACGGACATCACCTGCTTCAGTGTCTCCTCCGCAACCACAGAACCGAGCATTTCCGCCATTATATTGCTACTCAGGATTACCAGCCAAGGAAACTCAACTAGGAAGATGGTAGTACAAAAGTACAGGAGTACACTGCACACAGAGAGAATGAGCAAAGTGCTGTTATTTGATTTAGTTGCATACAACAAAGTATCGAACTGAAGTCTGGAACTGTGGATAGACATATAGCACAAAACTGACAGTCTCTATCTCTCTCGATCGCTAGAACTTGCAATTTTTACTGATGCGTACAttgcccggcaagtggactttgaCTTAGGACAGGGAGGAATGGAAATCAAACACCAAGCTAGTCTTGGACAAGCAAGTAATCTTCAGGCCCATCGACGACGACGAATGAGTCATTGATGGATTATTGGCAAGTGCGGCGACTAATATCCAACGATAGTCCGTAAGGATACGCCAGAGACACTACAATTATATACACTAATCATAACCTTTATATACACTAAAATATATTTAGCATATTTTTTATGTATCTATAGTCACAATAAACGTATTGTAGAAGTTTCActtcttatatttattttgctatatttaaaTAGTTAAatgaattttataaataaaatagaAGAATATTTTAGAGGCGGGTGGGCATCACCTGCCTCTGAAAATGGATTTTTAGGAATCGGTGATGGCatcacctgcccctacaaatcgattttagagttaatataaaaaaatagcatATTTCATAGAGTCACAAGTGACTGTGCAGTATGGTGGAGAGGAGGGTACGCGAGACTTGAGGCAAGTGGTTTGAATCCGGTTTACGCAAGTATGcatattttgttaaaaaaaatatacCTCGGTAGTAGAGGGACTTGTGATGGTAGCCATTTAGttggaatatttttttcttttttcttttgatattttatattttttctatttttctattttctaaaaATTGATCTGTTGGGACGGGTGATGCGAcgacccgtccctaaaaattaTTCCTATTTAGGGGTCATGGCATGACCCATCCCAAGAAATCATTTTTAAGCACGGATCACGCCATGACTCGTTCTTAGAAATCGATTTTTAGGGATAAGCACGTTACCTATCTCTAAAAATAGCATTTCTACCTCTGACAAACAGGAACGGGTACCGCATCCGCCTCTAGAAATAGTTTTTCAACCGCCccaaaaaaatccttttgtagTAGTGAGAAATGGCGGAAGAGAAGTTTGATGGAAAGTGCTGTAAAGATGCGACACCGTGTAGCAGCTTTCTTGGAAGTTGGAAGCAGTAagaagtttgttgtattggtgGACTTTAGTGCTGGACTGTTactctagatttttttttgaaacacagGCAGATCTTTAAGATTAACAGGGTGATCACATATGGCTCACTGTAGATGAGTACGTTGCCTACCATACTAGTAAAggttaaattttaaaataaatccAAAAAATTGCGAGCACCCATTTCAAGTCAAGGACTCAGAACTTGGATAGGAAAAAAAAATCGATTTTTAGAGATGAGCACATTACCCACTCCTGCAAACAACATTTCTAATTGCGCGAAGCAGTGGCGCATCTGCCTCTAGAAATAGTTTTTCAACTGCCCCTAAATACTTTTTTCCGTAGTAGCGAGAAAAAACCATGGTTTTAAATAACGCGCTATGATAAATAGCGGTGTATTTTTTCGAGGCTAAGAGactatagcggaagctatagcggGTTATGGCAAATAGCGGTTTActattaaatcatgaaaaatacaaGTAATAGATGCACAAAAACATAGTAATTAGCAAATTTCATAAACACAACTATATTTTTAGAGCTACGAGAATATTACTTAAGTTGACAATATAATAAAATccatacaatcaaatattcagttgtccAAAAAATCAAAACAGTAGCACTGAGATAAAGATAAGACTATAGCGGCGCTAAAGTTATACTATTTAGCGCAGCTATAGCCCAATTTAACGTCTATAACTGCTATAACGGTACAAATACGAATAGCGTAGCGGGAACGCTGTAAAAAACTATAGCGGAACTATAGCGGAACTATAGCAAGGTTATAGCCGACTATTTAAAACCATAAAAAAACTGAAGACAAGTTTGGTGGAAAGTGATGTAAAGATGCGACATCTTGTAGTTTTCTATGGAAGTTGGAACTAGTACTGTAAAGAAGTTTGGGGTAATGGTGGACTTTAGAGCTGGACTATTACTCAAGACCAGTGCCTCACTGTCGACATGCGTGGCCTACCATAATAATAGTGCTAGTTAAATTTTGAAATAAGTCCAATAAATATGAGCACCCATGTATATCGAGTCAAGAGCTCGAACTCAGGCATGTTTTACCCCAAAAAACCTTACTAGTTGAACTACTCACAGCTCATCAATTTGCTGTTACTCAAGAATATTGGAACTACGTGGACACAAAGTATTGACTGACTACGATTGGAGGGCCAGATAGGAGTCATACTACATAACAGATTTTTGGTCCAGactatttgtcccggttgttTTTGGACCCGGGACAGAAGAGTGTTTTAGTTCCGGTTCCAACAGCTAGTCGGGGAGTGTAGAGGTGCAGGGGTCTTTTGTTCCGGTTGAATCCACCAACTAGAaccaaaaattatatatttgttCCAATTGATGGCTCCAACTGAGATCATTGGTCCGAGGAGCCTTTATTCGTGTTGAAACCACCAATCAAAACAAAAGTTCGCTCTTTTGTTCCGATTGGAGCTATCCACCAGGACAAATTGATTTACTCCCTGTTGGAAAACAAGTGTATTGGTCCCGGTTGAAACTGAGCACGGGGATAGAATCGGAGTGGGATATTTTTTTCTCAGTAGCTCTCTGTCCACTGCTTATATCTATCTTCTCGATCTTTCCCAGACCATCCTCTCACCTTATCCTCTTCGATCTTCCCTCtcatctccctctcccttcccctcTCCCGGAGCTGCAGGTCAGGGGCGACGCGGCGGGATGGAACTGCGGGGCTAGGGGCCGCGCAGCCGGCCGGAGCTGCTCAGCACGGGGATGGCACGGCAGGCCAGAGCCGCGAACTGGCGGGCCAGGAgcagcgcggccggccggagcggGGCCAGGGGCCGCGCGGCCAGC
The nucleotide sequence above comes from Panicum virgatum strain AP13 chromosome 3K, P.virgatum_v5, whole genome shotgun sequence. Encoded proteins:
- the LOC120699766 gene encoding uncharacterized protein LOC120699766; translated protein: MSIHSSRLQFDTLLYATKSNNSTLLILSVCSVLLYFCTTIFLVEFPWLVILSSNIMAEMLGSVVAEETLKQVMSVLIGKQSETAEQHVERLEMAQIKLEAAIETSRGWHIRDASLLRWRRKLKRAAQECDDTLRQCKQRAVEDEAREQEVRGASFPRRLAHAAKSLFRRDGSLAASSAAAVRRFEWLAGGAGEFLRFVELGGTPRRYAFVDPLIGHLLAGQELRYMIVRRSQYYFFCVRPIRLEDDDRGVEASLLFVYEDDEAPEKNLCLGSVLRL